From Pseudomonas sp. CCI4.2, one genomic window encodes:
- a CDS encoding glycosyltransferase family 2 protein → MDATVHNEASKLPKTPSDQPPVVPLLSIVCPTYNQAGFIAQTLESFLAQKTNFPIEILVNDDASTDGTTQIVEQYVARYPTIIRPFYHQVNQYSQGNLCTPALFKEARGKYIAFCEGDDYWTDTRKLQIQVDFLENHPDYVLTYHDAMSFDDEDERGIQLLGNLRADASAVELQRARPVSTLTTCFRNVLHELPPELWLAPLNDLCWWSLLGAHGKGKFLGEIKPAMYRVHPGGVFSMRSHKRKLHMSLQTCSSLANYYNRIGNQAMYEYFLVQVFSLSISAISPLHKLQALLLVARNFSVNLSKRLMLSVKKGHVQ, encoded by the coding sequence ATGGATGCCACTGTGCACAACGAAGCCTCTAAACTGCCGAAAACGCCTTCTGACCAGCCGCCCGTTGTGCCGCTGCTGAGCATTGTTTGTCCCACTTACAACCAAGCCGGATTTATTGCTCAAACGCTGGAGAGTTTCCTCGCACAGAAGACCAATTTCCCGATCGAAATCCTGGTCAACGATGACGCGTCGACAGATGGCACCACGCAAATCGTCGAACAGTATGTCGCTCGGTATCCGACGATCATCCGGCCGTTTTATCACCAGGTGAACCAATACTCTCAAGGCAATCTGTGCACGCCTGCGCTGTTCAAAGAAGCACGAGGAAAGTACATCGCTTTCTGCGAAGGCGATGATTACTGGACTGACACCCGCAAGCTGCAGATTCAGGTGGACTTCCTTGAGAACCATCCCGATTACGTGCTGACGTATCACGACGCTATGTCGTTCGACGACGAAGACGAGCGCGGTATTCAGTTGTTGGGCAATCTGCGCGCCGATGCTAGTGCCGTCGAATTGCAACGTGCCAGGCCAGTCTCGACACTCACTACCTGCTTTCGTAACGTCTTGCACGAATTACCACCGGAACTCTGGCTGGCGCCGCTCAATGACCTGTGTTGGTGGTCACTGCTCGGCGCCCATGGCAAGGGCAAGTTTCTCGGCGAAATAAAACCGGCCATGTATCGCGTACACCCTGGTGGCGTCTTCTCCATGCGCTCGCACAAACGGAAATTGCACATGAGCCTACAGACCTGTTCCAGTTTGGCCAACTACTACAACCGTATCGGCAATCAGGCGATGTACGAGTACTTCCTGGTGCAAGTGTTCAGCCTGTCGATCTCGGCTATTTCGCCGCTGCACAAGTTACAGGCGCTGCTGTTGGTGGCCCGTAACTTCAGCGTCAATCTCAGCAAGCGGCTCATGCTGTCGGTCAAGAAAGGTCATGTTCAATAA